From the Acidovorax sp. NCPPB 3576 genome, the window CCCAGATGTTTGGCGAGTTGAATGGCAAAGGTTCCGACCCCTCCTGAACCCGCTTGAATGAAGACTTTCTGGCCTTTCTTCAGTTTGGCTTTTTCGACCAGTGCTTGCCAAGCCGTCAGCCCCACCAGAGGAAGGGAGGCCGCCTCTTCCATGGTGATGTTGTCGGGCTTGATGGCAAGAGAAGCTTCTTTGATGGCGACATATTCTGCAAACGTACCCATCCGAAAATTATCCGGCCGGGAATAAACCGCATCACCCGGTTTGAAGTGGCGAACCTGTGCGCCTGTTCGGACCACAGTGCCCGCCACATCGTGCCCTAAAACAAAGGGTGTTTTATAGGGCAGGATGATTTTGAACTCTCCACTCTTGATCTTCGAGTCCAGCAGGTTGACACCTGCAGCGTGCACTTGGACCAAGACTTCGTCGTCTTGCAAATCAGGTTCTGGAATGTCCTTGAGTTGCAGTTTCTCCGTCTTGCTATAGTTTTCAACGATGAATGCTTTCATGATTTCACCTTCTTATGAAATAAAAACAGGGCTATATGAGTGATATTCGGTGGCTCAATATCAATATATTTATATTCACTCATTCGGTAAAAAATTTTTTATAAGCCATTTGGCATGATGATCATCATATTTTTTGTCGAACGAAAAGGCGCGTGTGGTCTTTTTAAGAACAGGTCGCTGCCAGATTGGCAAGGGCCGCTTCACGCAGTGCATCCGACAGGGCCGGGTCATCCACCGCGCGGGCCAGTATCAATGTGCCCACCATCGTGGCTGCGGTCACCAATGCACGTTCGTGCGCGCTTGGCTGTCCCCAGTCCGGGGATTGCCGGGCGATCAGATCGATCATTTCCTTGATACGACGCGTGGCGGCTCGGCGCACTTCGGGGGATTGGCGTGGCATCTCGGAACCCAGCGCCGAAATCGGGCAACCCAGTTCGATGCTGTCCAGGTGCAATTTGGACAGGTAGGTTTGTATGAGCGCCTTCAACGCCTGCTCGGGCGGCGCGGCGGCGATGATGTCGGCCGCCGCCGCATTGGATTCAGCGCCCGCCCGGTCTGCGGCTTCGGCCAGCATGGCTTCGCGCGATTCGAAATGGGCGTAGAAGGCGCCGTGCGTCAAGCCGGCTTCTTTCATGATGTCGGCCACGCCTGTGCCGGCATACCCGCTTCGCCGTATGGCCCGTGCTGCGGCACTGACGATACGTTCATGGGAGGCTTCCTTGGCTGCGCTTCGAGAGGTCGTTTGCGTTTTTCGCATGATGTGCATCATATTTCATGTGCCGAGCTTCGCCAAGCTGTTCATTGATCGATCAGCACACGGCCCTGGCTTTGTACCGACGAAAAAAAGCGACCTCGAGGGGTCGCTTCGCTGAATCGGTGCCAACCACGTGTCGATGGCATCGAATGGTTTTATTCCACTTAGATCCTGCCCATCAGCAACAGGACCAGCAGGATCACGACCACCAGACCGATGCCGCCGCTGGGACCGTATCCCCATGAGCGGCTGTGGCCCCAGGTGGGAAGCGCGCCGACCAGAATCAGGATCAGGACGATGAGCAGAATGAGCGAAATAGACATGAGGGCATCCTTTGGAAGCGGTTGGTGTTGATGGACCGATTGTTGGAGGCGGTCAGCCCCCATCCAGCAGGACCGGGGCCCCAGCGCACGTAGGAGGGCATCGCTGCCCCCGCTGCCCCACATCCATTCGTTTGGATGATGTCGTCTTCGCTACTTCGACGGGGCAGGGCAGCGGGCTTGCGCACACTTGGACCACCATCGATCCACGCCCAGGCTTGCCATGACTACTTCTGTGAATAACCTTTCCTCCAATAAGCTGGGAGGGCTTCCCAGCCTGAAAGATTCAGGCCCCGTCAAGGAGCCGACCCTTCAGAGGTCGGAATCGCGCAAAAGCCTGGGTGGCCCCGAGGGCCTGCAGGCCAATAGCCAATCGAAAGGGGAGCTTGGAGGCAGCCTGGCACCGCGTTCCAACATCAACATGCTGCGAAAGAACGCGCTGATTCAAAGCCAGAAGCGAGAACTGAATGCCGAAGCGGCAGTGGTACGCGACGGCCTGATCAAATCTCGCGATGGTAAAAATTCCGATGACGTTAAAGCCTCCCTGCTGAATGACATTCACAGCAGCCCGCTTTTTCAGAAAATGCAGAAGACCAATAGCGGTGATGAAGACGCGATCATCACGATGACGCCTCCTTCCAAGGAGCAGGTACCTGCCGAAGCGACCGAGGTGCCTGTCAGTGGCCCGCCCACGCCGCCCCCGCCACCACCGTTGCCGGTGAAGCCGAGCCACAGCAGCCCGGAAGAAATCAAGTTGGACATGGACGCGCCCCCTCCTTCGGACACCGATTCCGACAGCGAGACTGAGTTGGACCTGGATGTCCACATCAGCACCGCGCCGAAAAATCATGACACTCATGAAGAAATCGATGTGCACATGGAAGGGCCGCCTCCTTCGGACAGCGGCGCCGGCGATGAGCGCGACATGGATATCGATGTGCACATCAATGCCGGCCCCGGAAACCACGAGTTTCATGAAGAAATCCAGGTCGACGAAAAGACGCAGCGGCTGATACGAATGCAAGAACAGCAGGAGGTCAACGCGAACGCGATGACTGAGTTGAATATCAGGACTCAGGAACAAGCGGCCATTCGCGATGTGATTACAAAAATGGCCGAGGCTCACCGCAAGACCATGGAAGCCGCCGCCAAAGCGATGGTCGACGCAGCACCCAAGTAAGCCGGCACATCGTTTTCAGACATTCGCGACCCCCTCGGGTTCTGCTGCGTTCAAGGTGGTCCACTCGCGTCGCAGCGCGCGAGTGGCGTCCACCATATTGCGCAGCGCCGCTTCGGTTTCAGGCCAGCCACGGGTTTTCAGCCCGCAGTCGGGGTTGACCCAGAGGTTTTCCACCGGCACCACCTGCGCGGCCTTCTCTAGAAGCCGCCGCATTTCCTGCACGCCGGGCACGCGGGGCGAGTGGATGTCGTACACGCCGGGGCCGATTTCGTTGGGGTACTGAAACTCCCCGAACCCCCGCAGCAGTTCCATGTCGGAGCGGCTCGTTTCGATGGTGATCACATCGGCGTCCATGGCCGCGATCTCGGGCAGGATGTCATTGAACTCGCTGTAGCACATGTGGGTGTGGATCTGCGTGTCGGCGCGCACGCCCGAGGCGCTGATGCGAAACGCCCGCGTCGCCCATTGCAGATACGCCTTCCAGGCTGCGTGGCGCAGCGGCAGCCCTTCGCGGATGGCCGGCTCGTCGATCTGGATGATGCCGATGCCGGCACCCTCCAGGTCGGTCACCTCGTCGCGGATCGCCCAGGCGATCTGCTCGGCTGTGCGGCTGCGCGGCTGGTCGTCGCGCACGAAGGACCATTGCAGGATGGTGATGGGCCCGGTCAGCATGCCCTTCATGGGGCGCGGGGTGAGGCTTTGCGCAAAGGCCGTCCAGTCCACCGTCATGGGCCGGGGCCGGGCCACGTCGCCGAAGAGGATGGGCGGCTTCACGCAGCGCGAGCCATAGCTTTGCACCCAGCCGTTGGCGGTGAAGGCGAATCCGTCGAGTTGCTCTCCAAAGTATTCGACCATGTCGTTGCGCTCGGCCTCGCCATGCACCAGCACGTCCAGGCCCAGCGATTCCTGCATGCGCACGGCCTGCTCGATCTCGGCCTGCATGGCGGCGCGGTAGGTGTCCAGTGCCTGATCGCCCCGCTTGAAGGCAGCGCGGGCGGCGCGGATTTCCTGAGTCTGCGGAAAGGAGCCGATGGTGGTGGTGGGCAGCAGCGGCAACTGCAGCCGCTGGCGTTGCGCAGCCTGCCGGACAGGGAAGGGCGCATCGCGCTGGTCGGCGCCGGCCGGCGCGCTGTCCAGGCGCTGGGCCACATCGGGGCGGTGTACGCGCTGGCTGGCACGGCGGCTGTCGATGGCGGCGCGCGAGGTGGCCAGGGCGGCCGTGTCGGGCTGGCCGTTGAGGGCGCTCTGCAGGGTCTGCAACTCGCCCAGCTTTTCCAGGGCGAAGGCCAACCAGGACTTCACCTCGGCATCGAGGCGATCCTCCGACGCCAGGCCAACAGGCACGTGCAGCAGCGAGCACGAAGGCGCGATCCACAGCGGTCCCTGGTGCTTGGCGGCGATGGCGGCCAGGCGCTCCAGAGCGGCGTCCAGGTCCGTGCGCCAGATGTTGCGGCCATCCACGATGCCGACCGACAGCAGTTTGTGGCTGGGCAGCCAGTCGGTCACGGCCACGAGGTCCTCCGGCGCCCGCACGGCGTCCACATGCAGGCCGGCCACGGGCAACTGGCACGCGAGCCGGGTGTTGTCCTGCAATGGCGAAAAATAGGTGACCAGCAGCACCTGGGCGCCTGCGCGGTTGAGCTGCCAGTAGGACGGCTCGAACGCATGGCGCCAGGCGTCGGGCAGGTCCAGGCCCAGAATGGGTTCGTCGATCTGCACCCAGGCGACGCCCTGGCCCTTCAGCCGCGCAAGGATCTGTTCGTACACGTCCAGCAGCGGCTGCAGCAGCGAAAGGCGATCGAAGCCCTCGGCTTTTTCCTTGCCCAGGTACAGAAAGCTCAAAGGCCCGAGTAGCACCGCCTTGACGGGGTGGCCCAGCGCCTGCGCTTCGGCCACTTCGCCGAACAGGCGCTCGCTGGCCAAGCGGAAGGTGGTGGCTGGCGTGAACTCCGGCACGAGGTAGTGGTAGTTGGTGTCGAACCACTTCGTCATCTCCAGCGCGAACTGGCTGGCGTGCGGTGCCCCCGCCGCACCGCTGCAGGTGCTGTGGCCGGATTCGCCCTGGCAGGCGGCGGCGCCACCGGATTTACCACGGGCCATATTGAAGTAGCGCGCCAGCTCGGGCTGGTCGGGCGAGAAGCCGTAGCGCGCCGGCTCGGCCCCCAGCAACTGGATGTGGTTGGCCACATGGTCGTAGTAGGCGAAGTCGCCCACGGTGGCGAAAGCCAGGCCCGCCTCGCGCTGGGCCTGCCAGTGGCGCGCGCGCAGTTCGGCGCCCACGGCCTCCAGCGCCTGGGCGGTCATGTCGCCGCGCCAATGCTTTTCCAGAGCGGCTTTGAGTTCGCGGTGCGCGCCCATGCGCGGAAAGCCGAGGGTGTGGGTGGAGACGGGGAGCTGGGCCATGTCGGAAATTCCTTGGATTGGGGTGGTGCGCGAAGGCAGGCCGCCATGGTCCGGTGAATGCATTTATTATTCAAACGAAAGTTTTATGCATTCATCTTGAGAATAATTAATGAACCAGTCGATTCTCGAAATCCGCCACCTGCGCACTTTGGCCGCCTTGCGCGACAGCGGCAGCCTGGTGCGCGCCGCGCAGTTGCTCAATCTCACCCAGTCGGCGCTTTCGCACCAGATCAAGCTGCTGGAAGACCGCTACAACGCGCCCCTGTTCGAGCGCAAGTCGGTGCCGCCCCAGTTCAGTGCCACCGGCACGCGGCTGCTGGCACTGGCCGATGCGCTGCTGCCGCAGGTGGAGGCGGCCGAGCGCGACGTGGCGCGGCTGTCGATGGCCTCCGCTGGCCAGTTGCGCATCGCCGTGGAATGCCACACCTGCTTCGACTGGCTAATGCCCGCGATGGACGCCTTCCGCAGCCGCTGGCCCGAGGTGGAGATGGACATCGTGAGCGGCTTTCACGCCGATCCGGTGGGCCTGCTGCACCAGGACCGGGCGGACCTGGCCATCGTGTCGGAAGTGGACGGCGACGAGGCGGGCGTGGACT encodes:
- a CDS encoding NADP-dependent oxidoreductase, which produces MKAFIVENYSKTEKLQLKDIPEPDLQDDEVLVQVHAAGVNLLDSKIKSGEFKIILPYKTPFVLGHDVAGTVVRTGAQVRHFKPGDAVYSRPDNFRMGTFAEYVAIKEASLAIKPDNITMEEAASLPLVGLTAWQALVEKAKLKKGQKVFIQAGSGGVGTFAIQLAKHLGATVATTTGTTNVDLVKNLGADIVIDYKKADFEKTLRHYDVVLNSQDAATLKKSMNVLKPGGNLISISGPPDPVFADDIKAPWLVKQIMRILSYGTRKAAKRLNIDYSFLFMKASGNQLRQITALIESGAILPVLDKIFPFDATNEAIAYVESGRAKGKVVIKIR
- a CDS encoding LysR family transcriptional regulator; amino-acid sequence: MNQSILEIRHLRTLAALRDSGSLVRAAQLLNLTQSALSHQIKLLEDRYNAPLFERKSVPPQFSATGTRLLALADALLPQVEAAERDVARLSMASAGQLRIAVECHTCFDWLMPAMDAFRSRWPEVEMDIVSGFHADPVGLLHQDRADLAIVSEVDGDEAGVDYHPLFGFEIRALLANGHPLVDKPWLAAQDFADQTLITYPVPDEMLDIVRQVLEPAGIRPPRRTTELTVAMLQLVASGRGVAALPLWAVQGYLDRGYVTARPVGEQGLMGELHAACLPQLSGRHYLQDFVGVIRETSFVGLKAVTLL
- a CDS encoding DUF3309 family protein, producing MSISLILLIVLILILVGALPTWGHSRSWGYGPSGGIGLVVVILLVLLLMGRI
- a CDS encoding TetR/AcrR family transcriptional regulator → MMHIMRKTQTTSRSAAKEASHERIVSAAARAIRRSGYAGTGVADIMKEAGLTHGAFYAHFESREAMLAEAADRAGAESNAAAADIIAAAPPEQALKALIQTYLSKLHLDSIELGCPISALGSEMPRQSPEVRRAATRRIKEMIDLIARQSPDWGQPSAHERALVTAATMVGTLILARAVDDPALSDALREAALANLAATCS
- the metE gene encoding 5-methyltetrahydropteroyltriglutamate--homocysteine S-methyltransferase — encoded protein: MAQLPVSTHTLGFPRMGAHRELKAALEKHWRGDMTAQALEAVGAELRARHWQAQREAGLAFATVGDFAYYDHVANHIQLLGAEPARYGFSPDQPELARYFNMARGKSGGAAACQGESGHSTCSGAAGAPHASQFALEMTKWFDTNYHYLVPEFTPATTFRLASERLFGEVAEAQALGHPVKAVLLGPLSFLYLGKEKAEGFDRLSLLQPLLDVYEQILARLKGQGVAWVQIDEPILGLDLPDAWRHAFEPSYWQLNRAGAQVLLVTYFSPLQDNTRLACQLPVAGLHVDAVRAPEDLVAVTDWLPSHKLLSVGIVDGRNIWRTDLDAALERLAAIAAKHQGPLWIAPSCSLLHVPVGLASEDRLDAEVKSWLAFALEKLGELQTLQSALNGQPDTAALATSRAAIDSRRASQRVHRPDVAQRLDSAPAGADQRDAPFPVRQAAQRQRLQLPLLPTTTIGSFPQTQEIRAARAAFKRGDQALDTYRAAMQAEIEQAVRMQESLGLDVLVHGEAERNDMVEYFGEQLDGFAFTANGWVQSYGSRCVKPPILFGDVARPRPMTVDWTAFAQSLTPRPMKGMLTGPITILQWSFVRDDQPRSRTAEQIAWAIRDEVTDLEGAGIGIIQIDEPAIREGLPLRHAAWKAYLQWATRAFRISASGVRADTQIHTHMCYSEFNDILPEIAAMDADVITIETSRSDMELLRGFGEFQYPNEIGPGVYDIHSPRVPGVQEMRRLLEKAAQVVPVENLWVNPDCGLKTRGWPETEAALRNMVDATRALRREWTTLNAAEPEGVANV